From Streptomyces asiaticus, one genomic window encodes:
- the mqnP gene encoding menaquinone biosynthesis prenyltransferase MqnP produces MSADSATPDLFGPEPAPPGRVRAFLRLVMIEHSVFALPFAYIAALTAMHLWDGTVHWTRLLLITIAMVGMRTFAMACNRIIDREIDARNPRTAGRELVTGAVSVRTAWTGALIALAVFLGSAALLNPLCLALAPLAVVPMVVYPYGKRFTDYPHAILGVAQAIGPVGAWIGVTGEWSWDAAILGLAIGIWIGGFDLIYACQDVAADRAHGVRSVPARFGIAGALHGARVCHVVTTALLVWYALATDAGAFFWVGLAIVAAAFAYEHTIVRPGDLSRLNRAFFTVNGFIGIALFCCALLDLVVRGLGL; encoded by the coding sequence GTGAGCGCCGATTCCGCGACCCCCGATCTCTTCGGCCCCGAACCCGCGCCGCCCGGCCGGGTCCGCGCGTTTCTGCGGCTGGTGATGATCGAGCACTCGGTCTTCGCGCTGCCCTTCGCCTACATCGCCGCGCTGACCGCGATGCACCTGTGGGACGGCACCGTCCACTGGACGCGGCTGCTGCTGATCACGATCGCCATGGTGGGCATGCGCACCTTCGCCATGGCCTGCAACCGGATCATCGACCGCGAGATCGACGCCCGCAATCCGCGCACCGCCGGCCGTGAACTGGTCACCGGCGCCGTGTCGGTGCGCACCGCGTGGACCGGCGCGCTCATCGCGCTCGCCGTCTTCCTGGGCTCGGCGGCGCTCCTGAACCCGCTCTGCCTGGCGCTGGCGCCGCTCGCGGTGGTGCCGATGGTGGTCTATCCGTACGGCAAGCGGTTCACCGACTATCCGCACGCCATCCTGGGCGTGGCCCAGGCCATCGGCCCGGTCGGCGCCTGGATCGGGGTCACCGGCGAGTGGTCGTGGGACGCGGCCATCCTGGGGCTCGCGATCGGCATCTGGATCGGCGGCTTCGACCTGATCTACGCCTGCCAGGACGTGGCGGCCGACCGGGCGCACGGGGTGCGGTCGGTGCCGGCCCGCTTCGGCATCGCGGGCGCCCTCCACGGGGCGCGCGTCTGCCATGTGGTCACCACGGCCCTGCTGGTCTGGTACGCGCTGGCCACGGACGCCGGGGCGTTCTTCTGGGTCGGGCTGGCGATCGTCGCGGCGGCGTTCGCGTATGAGCACACCATCGTGCGGCCGGGCGATCTGTCCAGGCTGAACCGCGCCTTCTTCACGGTCAACGGGTTCATCGGGATCGCCCTGTTCTGCTGCGCGCTCCTCGACCTGGTGGTGCGGGGCCTCGGCCTGTGA
- a CDS encoding UbiX family flavin prenyltransferase, whose product MGGRRPWVVGVSGASGTPYAASVLRALLAAGEAVDLVVSRASRLTLLDETGIGFRDAHWRDDLRRWLARGADGTPDAFEVPAEVADVTHWSPGDLAAGPSSGSYPAKGMLIVPASTACVAGVALGLSKDLLQRAASVTLKERRKLVVAVRETPLSGQTLKALVTLDEAGAVVMPASPAFYAGATHIQDLVDFVAGRVLDAAGVPHKLYRRWEGELGGDRDRGTA is encoded by the coding sequence GTGGGCGGGCGCCGTCCCTGGGTGGTCGGTGTGTCCGGCGCGTCCGGGACGCCGTACGCCGCCTCGGTGCTGCGCGCGCTGCTGGCGGCGGGCGAGGCGGTCGACCTGGTGGTCAGCCGGGCGTCACGGCTGACGCTGCTGGACGAGACGGGGATCGGATTCCGGGACGCCCACTGGCGTGACGATCTGCGCCGCTGGCTGGCGCGCGGCGCGGACGGCACACCCGACGCCTTCGAGGTGCCCGCCGAGGTGGCGGACGTGACCCACTGGTCGCCCGGGGACCTGGCGGCCGGGCCGTCCTCCGGCTCGTATCCGGCCAAGGGGATGCTGATCGTTCCGGCGAGCACCGCGTGTGTGGCCGGGGTGGCGCTCGGGCTGTCGAAGGACCTGCTCCAGCGGGCCGCGAGCGTCACGCTCAAGGAACGGCGCAAGCTCGTGGTGGCGGTGCGCGAGACACCGCTGAGCGGACAGACGCTGAAGGCTCTGGTGACGTTGGACGAGGCGGGCGCGGTGGTGATGCCCGCCTCGCCGGCGTTCTACGCGGGGGCGACGCACATCCAGGATCTGGTGGACTTCGTCGCGGGGCGGGTGCTGGACGCGGCAGGGGTGCCGCACAAGCTGTACCGCCGGTGGGAGGGGGAGCTCGGTGGGGACCGGGACCGGGGAACGGCCTAG
- a CDS encoding Lrp/AsnC family transcriptional regulator — protein MDAVDRQLIQALRENGRASYAELGRLVGLSGPSVTDRINRLEAAGVITGYRATVDAASLGLGVTALIGIQLSDATDHEEVAHRLRELAEIEDCWFIAGDDSYMLKVRASDVDGLERTIRRLSGTKGVSRTRTTIVLSTKWENRVGELPEDIEA, from the coding sequence ATGGACGCGGTGGACAGGCAGCTCATCCAGGCCCTGCGGGAGAACGGCCGGGCCTCCTACGCCGAGCTCGGCAGGCTCGTCGGCCTCTCCGGGCCCAGCGTCACGGACCGGATCAACCGCCTGGAGGCCGCCGGGGTGATCACCGGCTATCGCGCGACCGTGGACGCCGCCTCCCTGGGACTGGGCGTCACCGCGCTGATCGGCATCCAGCTCTCGGACGCCACCGACCACGAGGAGGTGGCCCACCGGTTGCGCGAGCTCGCCGAGATCGAGGACTGCTGGTTCATCGCGGGCGACGACTCGTACATGCTCAAGGTGCGCGCATCCGACGTGGACGGCCTGGAGCGGACCATCCGCCGGCTCTCCGGCACCAAGGGCGTCTCCCGCACCCGGACCACGATCGTGCTGTCCACGAAGTGGGAAAACCGGGTCGGCGAGCTTCCGGAGGACATCGAGGCGTAG